The proteins below come from a single Sorghum bicolor cultivar BTx623 chromosome 4, Sorghum_bicolor_NCBIv3, whole genome shotgun sequence genomic window:
- the LOC110434758 gene encoding uncharacterized protein LOC110434758: protein MAAVAAVRNGDKVNGDRSGQVMMSQASSSTGLNRRSSTGRNVVQAQPLAVVAAGSMATGFDPEAVTDNATGLPLIFCPDCNDVRVFSAITKSGVNEGRRYFKCPRKTHVNSRCMRYWFEEEYVVYLHDNGYLSSASSTTEVPEVVGRLDSLEKNLKSMEDKVGKNRDGMGSCICLVCGCVNVTLFLVLAICVVVAVVFK, encoded by the exons atggcggcggtggcggcggtgagAAATGGGGATAAGGTGAATGGGGATCGATCTGGCCAAG TGATGATGTCGCAGGCTTCATCATCTACCGGTCTCAATCGCCGTTCAAGCACAGGTAGGAATGTCGTGCAGGCTCAACCGCTAGCTGTTGTTGCTGCAGGCAGTATGGCCACTGGTTTCGATCCGGAGGCGGTGACCGATAATGCCACCGGGTTGCCATTGATATTCTGCCCAGATTGCAATGACGTGAGGGTGTTTAGTGCCATTACCAAGTCGGGGGTTAATGAGGGAAGGAGATATTTCAAGTGTCCTAGGAAGACTCATGTTAAT TCGAGATGCATGAGGTATTGGTTCGAGGAAGAATATGTAGTGTACCTTCACGACAATGGATATCTATCTTCCGCATCTTCGACAACCGAAGTTCCTGAGGTTGTGGGAAGACTTGATAGCTTAGAGAAAAATTTGAAGTCGATGGAGGACAAAGTTGGCAAGAACAGAGATGGCATGGGCAGTTGCATTTGTCTTGTTTGTGGTTGTGTCAATGTAACACTATTCCTGGTGTTGGCCATCTGTGTGGTGGTAGCTGTTGTGTTCAAGTAG